The following proteins are co-located in the Triticum aestivum cultivar Chinese Spring chromosome 1A, IWGSC CS RefSeq v2.1, whole genome shotgun sequence genome:
- the LOC123191436 gene encoding probable glucan endo-1,6-beta-glucosidase B, with amino-acid sequence MAVQPPNPASPVPLVRAANLGGWLVTEGWILPSLFDGIPNNDLRDDTQLQFRSVTQNAFIAAENGGGAALVANRASAFGWESFKLGRIDTNTFNFKVFNDQFVTIAGVNAVATAAMAGKTEMFQLLRNDVDKNRMRIRAPNGSFLQANKDGSMTANFGESTTWGDDDPSVFVVTIVNWVPSIFDGIPNKDLLDGTQLQFKSVTQNAFVAAENGGGAALVANRPSASGWESFKLWRINHNTFNFKVSNNQFVTVSGVNVVATASAPGQTETFQLVRSYGDKNRMRIRASNGSFLQANKDGSVTANFGESTTWGDNDPSVFAVNIVNGPQGEYQICNGYGKDMATQVMNNHWSTYIVETDFAFMAANSLNAVRIPVGWWIASDPNPPAPFVGGSLQALDIAFTWAERHNIHVIIDLHAAPGSQNPDAHSGGRDGSQTWGDSQIVQTVQVIDFLAARYAKRSRLLAVELMNEPVAPGVSLDSLKTYYQQGYNAVRRHSLTAYVIMSNRLSGFSLELLDFASQFDRVVLDMHYYALFDKKFDSFTVQDNIDYFNNFIASEINAINRPDGPLTFVGEWVAEWQVKDATKEDFQRFANAQMAVYRKATFGWAYWTYKNVNNHWSMQWMMDPYISLGNA; translated from the exons ATGGCCGTCCAGCCCCCCAACCCGGCTTCTCCTGTTCCCCTCGTCCGGGCAGCCAATCTCGGCGGCTGGCTCGTCACAGAGGGCTGGATCCTGCCCTCCCTCTTCGACGGCATCCCTAACAACGATCTGCGG GATGACACGCAGCTGCAGTTCAGGTCCGTCACGCAGAATGCGTTCATAGCCGCCGAGAATGGCGGCGGGGCGGCATTGGTCGCCAACCGGGCCTCGGCCTTCGGCTGGGAGTCCTTCAAGCTCGGGCGAATCGACACGAACACGTTCAACTTCAAGGTGTTCAATGACCAATTCGTTACCATCGCCGGTGTTAACGCGGTGGCCACGGCCGCCATGGCCGGGAAGACAGAGATGTTCCAGCTACTGCGCAACGACGTTGACAAAAATAGGATGAGGATCAGAGCACCGAATGGGTCCTTCTTGCAG GCAAATAAAGATGGTTCGATGACGGCAAACTTTGGCGAGAGCACGACCTGGGGAGACGATGATCCGTCTGTGTTTGTAGTGACTATAGTCAATTGGGTGCCCTCCATCTTCGATGGCATCCCCAACAAAGATCTCCTG GATGGCACACAGCTGCAGTTCAAGTCCGTGACGCAGAACGCGTTCGTGGCTGCCGAGAATGGCGGCGGCGCAGCGTTGGTCGCCAACCGTCCCTCGGCTTCCGGCTGGGAGAGCTTCAAGCTCTGGCGGATCAACCACAACACCTTCAACTTCAAGGTGTCCAACAACCAGTTTGTGACCGTCTCCGGTGTTAACGTGGTGGCCACGGCCTCCGCGCCGGGGCAGACTGAGACGTTTCAGCTAGTGCGCAGCTACGGCGACAAGAATAGAATGAGGATCAGAGCATCAAATGGGTCCTTCTTGCAG GCAAATAAAGATGGCTCGGTGACGGCCAACTTCGGCGAGAGCACGACCTGGGGAGACAATGATCCGTCCGTGTTTGCAGTGAACATAGTCAACGGGCCACAAGGGGAGTACCAGATTTGCAATGGCTACGGCAAAGATATGGCTACACAAGTCATGAAT AACCACTGGAGCACATATATCGTGGAAACCGATTTCGCGTTCATGGCAGCAAACAGTCTGAACGCGGTGAGGATCCCTGTGGGATGGTGGATCGCCAGCGACCCCAACCCTCCAGCTCCATTCGTGGGAGGCTCTCTCCAAGCATTGGACATCGCGTTCACATGGGCAGA GAGGCACAACATTCACGTGATAATAGACTTGCATGCCGCACCTGGGTCGCAGAACCCCGACGCGCATAGCGGTGGTAGGGATGGCTCGCAGACATGGGGAGACTCCCAAATCGTGCAAACTGTGCAAGTCATTGATTTCCTCGCCGCAAG GTACGCCAAGAGATCAAGGCTCCTGGCCGTGGAGTTGATGAATGAGCCGGTTGCTCCCGGCGTGTCCTTAGATAGCCTGAAAACATACTACCAACAAGGCTACAATGCCGTTAGGAGGCACTCACTTACAGCCTATGTGATCATGTCCAACCGTCTTTCAGGATTTTCGTTGGAGCTCCTCGACTTTGCCTCACAGTTCGACAGGGTCGTCCTCGACATGCACTACTATGCGTTGTTCGATAAAAAGTTTGATAGTTTCACTGTGCAGGATAACATTGATTATTTCAACAACTTCATCGCCAGTGAAATCAACGCTATAAATAGGCCAGATGGCCCTCTCACATTTGTTG GTGAATGGGTGGCTGAGTGGCAGGTAAAGGATGCAACAAAAGAGGACTTCCAACGGTTTGCAAATGCGCAGATGGCTGTGTATCGGAAAGCCACATTTGGATGGGCTTACTGGACCTACAAGAATGTTAACAACCACTGGAGCATGCAGTGGATGATGGACCCCTACATCTCCTTAGGAAATGCTTGA